A stretch of the Sphingobacterium thalpophilum genome encodes the following:
- a CDS encoding bestrophin family protein, whose protein sequence is MIVYNPKDWLSATFKLHKSDTFKKLLPFLILIAIYSWGIAYLELEYLKLNEKSWVKNITIVHNLLGFVISLLLVFRTNSAYDRWWEARKQWGTLTNISRAFSYKLNAILSEEDKVNRSFFRKAIPLFAETLYDFLRSDYTKFMLDENEHPELKSLDSKKHGPNQVSNMIFQKINELYNTGIVSGDQLIILNEEIVSMTNVCGACERIKNTPIPLSYSAFIKKFIIFYTMTLPIGYVFSIGYFVVVAVPFILYVLASLELIGESIEEPFGVDQDDLPIDKIATNIKKHCHEIISA, encoded by the coding sequence ATGATTGTATACAACCCTAAAGACTGGCTGTCAGCAACTTTCAAGCTACACAAATCAGATACCTTTAAAAAGCTATTGCCCTTTCTCATTTTAATTGCCATTTATTCTTGGGGGATCGCCTATCTCGAGCTCGAGTACCTTAAATTAAATGAAAAAAGCTGGGTTAAGAACATTACCATTGTCCATAATCTGTTAGGCTTTGTCATTTCCCTATTGCTGGTGTTCCGCACGAATTCAGCTTACGACCGCTGGTGGGAAGCCCGTAAACAGTGGGGCACGCTGACCAATATCAGTCGAGCATTTTCGTATAAACTCAATGCTATTCTATCCGAAGAAGACAAAGTGAACCGCAGCTTTTTCCGTAAAGCTATTCCCCTATTCGCAGAGACATTATATGACTTTTTGCGGTCTGACTACACCAAATTTATGCTTGACGAAAATGAGCATCCCGAATTAAAGTCGCTGGACAGTAAAAAACATGGTCCTAATCAGGTGTCGAACATGATTTTTCAGAAAATAAACGAGCTCTATAATACCGGCATTGTCAGCGGAGATCAGCTCATTATACTGAATGAGGAGATTGTATCCATGACCAATGTGTGCGGAGCATGCGAGCGGATCAAGAATACACCAATTCCATTGTCCTATAGTGCTTTCATCAAAAAGTTCATCATCTTTTATACCATGACACTTCCTATTGGTTATGTATTTTCTATCGGATATTTCGTTGTCGTGGCTGTTCCGTTTATTTTATACGTATTAGCTTCGCTGGAATTGATCGGAGAATCCATAGAAGAACCATTTGGAGTAGATCAGGACGATCTGCCGATTGATAAAATCGCTACCAATATAAAAAAACATTGCCACGAGATTATCTCTGCCTAG